TTGAGGGTGAACGGACCGGCCACCAGCAGCTCGCCGCCGGGCTGCACGACGAAGCGCTCGATGCGGTTGATGAGCTTGCGCGCGGTGAAAGGCATGGTCAGCACGACATCCGCGGCGCTCTTGGGCGTGTGCTTGCGGGGTTTCTCTTTTTTGCCGCCCGACTTCTCTTTTTTCGATTCCGCCGCCCGGACGTGGATGATCGGCAAAGCACCCAGCTTCGTGCGAAGTTGGGCACAAATCCGGTTGCCTGACGTGCGCAGCGACGCCGCATCCACCACGATCACATCGGGACGAGTGACCTGCGCAACCATCAGCCCTTGCTTACCGGAATGCGCGATGTGGACTTGATATTTACGTTTTAACGCCGTGGCAAAAGAGACACCGTTGGCTCGTGCATTTTCGATGAGGAGAATTTTTCGCGTCCTCATGCGATCCTCTCACAGGTGTGTGCCAGCGGTTGGCTGCGGAGATCCCCCCGGTCTGGTGCTGCCAATACTGATGCTACTCAAGTGATTATAGTGTCTGACAGTGCGGTGACAACTCCAATTGGGAAAAGGATCGGCAAATCGGTGGTATTTTGGCGGGAATTGATTCTGCAAAGTGAGGGCGGTCAGCGCAGTGGGCCAAAAATAGCGGCCCGTTTCGCTCCGATACTCCCATATCTGGCATCCTGCCGCGCATCGGATCGGATCGGTAAAGCGTTTGTGCAGTTCCATTAAGGTTTCTTAACGCTCGGCATATGCATTTTTCCCACGCTTATCCCACGCGATCCCGCGCCTTAACTTTGAATTTTGGGATATGGTGGTTTCGTCGGGGGCGGTGCGCGTAAGATAGCTGGTAACGACGCGCGCTTTAGGGTAGAACAGTGACGGAGACGTTCGGGCCAGATGCCAGCCTGAACGGTAGAAGGTGAGGCCAGGGTGGACTTTTCCAACGGAATCATTCATTGGCTGGCGAACAGCGCCGCGCTGAACGAAGTCCGCCAGGGCATCGACGAAGAAGCACTGCTCGCCGAGGCGATCGCCGTGCAGCAGATTCCGGCTCCTACCTTTGCCGAAGGACCGCGTGCAGAGTACGTCCGCCGCCGCTTCGAGCAAGCGGGTTTGCAGGACGCGCGTGTGGACGTGTTGTTCAACGTGGTCGGGCGCTGGCCCGGCACGTATCCCGACCGGCCTGCCGTGATGCTATCGGCCCACCTGGATACCGTGTTTGGAGCCGGGGCGGATCTCTCCGTGCGGAGGGAGGGAAACCGGCTGTACGGACCCGGCATCGGCGACAACAGCGTCGCGGTGGCGGGGTTGCTCGCGCTGCTCGACCTGTTTGCGCGCCACTCGATTCGCCCCGACGCGGATATCTGGTTTGTGGCCAACAGCCGCGAAGAGGGCCTGGGCAACCTCGACGGCATCCGCGCCGTATGGGAGCAGCTTCATGACCGGCTCGGCGCGGCGCTGGTGGTCGAAGGCATGGCGTTGGGACGCGTCTATCGCGCAGGGATCGCCGTGCGCCGGTTGAAAATTACGTGCCATGCGCCGGGGGGCCACAGTTGGCTGCATTTCGGATCGCCGAGCGCCGTGCACGGGCTGATCAAGCTCGGCGCGCGTATTCTCGATATCAAGCCGCCCGAAAAACCCCGGACCACCTACAACATCGGCGTGATCGAAGGCGGCTGTTCGGTGAACAGTCTGGCGACCTCCGCGCATTTTTATCTCGACATGCGGTCCGAAACGGCGCGCGCGCTACACACATTGGAGCAGGCCGTGAACGCCGCGATTGCCGCGTGCCGCAACCGCGAGGTGACGTTTGACGTCGAGGTGGTGGGCGACCGTCCGTCCGGGGCGATCGATCCGGCACATCCGCTGGTGCAGACTGCCGTGTCGGCGCTGCATGCGATCGGTATACGCGGCGTTTTGGACGCAGGCAGCACCGACGCCAACGTGCTGCTGGCGAACGGACTGCCCACCATCACCGTGGGGCTGAGCGTCGGCGGCAATGCGCACCGCCCGGACGAGTTTGTTGAGGTCGGTCCGGTCGGCAAAGGGCTGTGGCATCTGCTGCTGCTGGTCCTCGCGACGGCCCAGCAGGTTCACACCTGGCACGCGGATTAGGGGCTGCTGCGTGCGGCGTCGGGGAAGGCCAGCGCGTCGCGTGGCTGCCAGGGCGCGCCCCCGTGCGCGCGCCGGATGAAGCGGTGAAGGCTCACTTCGTCCAGAAACGATTTGCGGTAGGCCGGGTCGTCGATGGCGGCGGCCTGTTCTTCGAGCGCGGCCTGGGCCTCTGCCAGCCATAGCCGGGCGGCGGTTTCATCCCCCAGGCCATGCGCCGCCGCCGCTCGCAACGCAAAAATCTCCTGCGGGGACGTATCTTCCAGCAGCATGATGTATTCCAGCGGATAGAGCAGGCGGCGCTGCGCGTCTTCGTAGCGTTCCGCGGCCAGGTGCGTGATGGCCCACGCGACCTGCGGCAGCGGGTAGAGGATCGGCAGCCGGACGCGACTCATGGCCTGCGACGCGCGTCCCGCCCACTTTTTCGCTTCCGCATCGTCGCCCAGCGCGGCACAGCAGCGCGTCAGGGCCAGCGCGGGCGACACTACCTCAACCTCGCCTAGCAGTGGGTCCGGCGCAATCAGCAGATCGCGCAGCATGTCGCGGGCGGCGGCGGGCTGGCCGCGCGCTAGTGCGAGCTGCGCCAGCAGCACCCGCGCGCCGAGTCCCAGCACGCCGGTTACTTCGCTGGCACGGATCGCTTCCTGCGCGATTTTCTCTGCTTCGCCGTAAGCGCCCAACTTCAGGTAAGCGAGGCCGAGGTTCGCCAGCGGGAGCCACGCGATCGCCGGATCGAGCTGGGTCGTCGCGCTGAGCGTTATTGCCAGTTTGAGCACCTGCATCCAGTTCCCGGCGTAGACGGCCAGCCGCATTTCCGTCCGTGCGAGCGCCTGCCGGATCTCCGGCAGGCCGTTGCGGGTGCTGAGCGTGCGCATTTCACCCACCAGTGTATGCATGGCCACGATATCGCCGGAGCGGTACGCGATCTCGATCGCGTGCTGCAAGGCGTCCATCTGGCCCCAGTCGTCACCGAGCGCGGTGTACAGCCTGCGGCCCTGCGTGGCAGCGTCTTGCGCCCCGGCCAGATCGCCCTGGCCGAGCCGGTGCGTCGCCTGCTGGAGCGCGGCACGGGCCTGACGCGGCTCGTCCAGCGCGGGCACCAGCACGTCGATGGCGGCGATCAGGTCCGGCGGGTAGTACAGGCCACCCGTCGCCGCCTGCCGCCGGAACTCGGCCCGCAGCGCCAGCATATCGAACCGGATCGCGTCGACGCGTTCCGGCAAGGCGGCAGGATCGATTTCGGCGGCATGGTGATCGAGCAGTTCCTGTACGATTTCGGCGTAGCGATTCGCTTCGGCCATCGCGCCGGTGAGCTGCGCGGTGCGCGCGGCGCGCCACTGGTAGAGCAGGGCGCGCGTCCATTCGTGCGCGTGGCCGAAGTGGTACGCCAGGCGTGCGGTTTCGGGCAGAGATGCAGCGGCGGCTGATGTGGCCAATACTTCCCCCGCGCGGCGATGCAGAAAGCGGCGGCGCGGCGCACTTGTGTCGGCGTAAATGATCTCGCGCACCTTGATGTGCGTAAATTCGTAGCGGCCCGGCTGCGTCTCTTCGAGAATGACCGCGCGCAGCACGTCGTCCAGCGCGAGGTCGATCGCAACGGACGGATCGACCAGTTGCACCAGCAGGCGCTCGTCGAGGTCGTGTTCCAGCACAGCCGCCACCGTCAGCAGGTCCTGTGCGGGCCGCGACAGCCGCCGGATGCGGCCCCGGATCGTTTGCAGCACTACGTCCGAAAGCGGCAGCGCTTCGTCGCCTACGGGTGCGCCGTTGGTAAGGTGCCACGTACCGTCGTCGCCCTCGCGCAGAATGTCCTGCTCGATCAGTGCACGCAGCGTCTCGACCATAAAGAACGGGTTACCCGCCGTTTCACGGTTCAGGAATGCGAGCAGCCGCCCGGCATCGTTCCCGGTGGTGATCTGCCCCAGCAGGTCGCGCACGACATCCGGCGCCAGTGGGCGGAGTTGGATGCGCGTCGTGGGGGCCGGGGCGTGCACGGAATTGCTCGGCCAATCCATCAGCGGCGAGTCGAATGAGACTTCCTCGTCGCGCAGGGTCGCCAGCACCATGAACGGCAGCTCGGCGCAGCGGCGCAGCGCGTGGTTGAGGCACGACAGGCTGGCGGGGTCGGCCCAGTGCAGATCTTCCGCGATCAGCCACAGCCCGCGCCCGGACGAGGCCAGTCGTCGAATGACGGTGGTCACGGCCTCCTGCAGGCGCACGGCGGTGTCCGGTGCGGCGCTCAGGCGGATCACCTGCGATTCGCGCACGTTGGCTTGCAGCGACGGCACGAGTTGAATCAGGTCGGCGCGCGTAACGGGGTCGAGCGGCTCGTCCAGGTGCTCCAGCGCCGCGTGCATCACGTCCGCGATCATCTGGTAGGGCGTGCCCGCCTCCATCGCGTAGCAGTTGCCCGTGATGATCGTGACGTCCGACCCTGGCAGGCGTTCGGCGGCTTCCTGCACCAACCGCGATTTTCCCATACCTGCCGATCCGGTGATCAGCAGCAAACGGCTGCGTCCAGACCTACAGATATGCCACTCGGTGGCGATGGCGGCCAGCTCCGCTTCGCGCCCGACGAGCGGAACTTGCTGCAAGTCCGCGCTGGCGGCAGGCGGCGGGGCAGGCGGCGTTACCGGGATCGCGCTGACCATTTCGCCCGCGCGGATCGCCCCATAGAGCGCAGTTGTCTCCGGCAGCGGGTCCGCGCCCAGTTCTTCGTCGAGTGCCTTGACGCACTGCTGGTAGACGCGCAGCGCCGCGCTGCGGTCCCCGGTGGCAGCGTGAGCAGTCATCAGGGCGCGATGCGCGACTTCTTGCAGCGGGTCCAGTTCCAGCAGGCGATGCGCATGGGTCAGCACGGCGGGCCAGTCGCCGTCCGCCTGGCACAGACCGATCAGATGGCGCAGCGCGATCAACAGCCGCTGGAGCGTGTGCTCGCGTTCGAGCAGCGCCCAATCGGCGTAAATGTCTTTGAGCAGGTCGTCCTTAACCAGATCAACCGCGCGTTCGAGCAGTATGCGGTCGGGCGGTTCAGTGCGGTAGGCATCCAGCAGCAGCCGCTCAAATTCCTCAACGTCCACCCACACGCTCACGTCGGGCGCAATCGCCAGCTCTGTGCCTTCCGTGGCGATCAGGTCGTCATGCGGTTCCAGCGCGCGGCGCAGCAAATACAACGCGCGACGCAGGCGTTCCTGGGCTTTGGTGGGTTCGGCATCGGGCCAGAAGAGGGCTTGCAATTCTTCGCGGGTGATGCGGCGCTGGCGGTTGAGCAGCAGAAACGCGCAAACCGCGCTTGGCTGCGGCGGCAAGGTGACCGGCTGGCCGTCGTAGGTGAGCCGCAGCACGCCGAAAAGGTGAAAGCGAAAGGTAGCACTGGTCATGAGGTTCCCCGGGCGGCGCGATGCACGCCAACAGCTCGCCGGTTCGCATTTGTCCCCGGCGAAAGCTCCGCACCCGCTCTGATTTTAACTGTAGCATAGAAGTTGATATTTACGGAATGGCACGGTTGGTATTCCGGCGCGCGGCTGCGTACAATAAGGGCGCGTCGAAAATTAGCCATCCCTTTTTGCCGCCTGGGGTCAGGAGCTATCTATGTCCGCACGAGCGTCAGGCCGCCGTACGGAAAGCCTGTTCGACAACCGCTATCGTTATGATCACATCTACCCGCGAGGCCGCTCGGGAGAGACGCTACGCGCCTATGACACGCTCGATGGGGACCGGCCCGTGGTCGTCAAGCGCCCCGCGCCGCAGGACGCACCGCCGATGCGCGCGGGGCAGGAAGTCAGCATCCGCAACGAGCGCCAGGCATTGGAGCGGCTCTCCGGCCATGCCGTGCTGACCGAGTTGCGCGGCGGGGGAACCTTCCGCGTGGGCGGACACACGCACGAATACATCGTGATGGACCTGGCCGAAGGCGATATCGTCGAAGATCTGGTCATGAGTCTGGCGTCGCGCAACTCGATTTTGCCGGAGCTTGAGACGCTGGTGATCATGGATCGCCTGCTGGATCTGCTGGCCTACGCGCACGACCGCGACGTGCTCTACAACGATGTGGATGCCAAGCACCTGTTTTGGAGCCGCGAGACACACCAGCTCAAGCTGATCGACTGGGGCAACGCGGTCTTCAGCGACGAGCCGGGGGCGTCGCTCAACGTGACCCGCGCCACCGATATTTACCAGTGCGGCGAGCTGTTGTACTACATCCTGACCGGCGGCAACCGGCTGGCGACCGACGGCGGCGAGGACGACAGCTTCTTCGTCAACTTCGGAGCAGATGCGGACCGCGTGCCGCAGCGTCTGCAAATGATCGTTACCCGCGCCGTGCACCCCGACCTCAAGCGCCGCTACCGCTCAATCGGTGACCTGCGGCAGGCGCTGGTCGAACATCGCGCGCCGCTCGAAAAGTCCCGCGATGAGATGCTGGCCCGCGTGCGCAAGCGCGTCCGTCCGACTGCCAGCCAGGAAGAACTGGTCGAGCTGGCCGAGGCGCTCCAACTAGCGCTCGACATGGACCCCGGCTATCCCGAAAGCCGAAGGCTGGCTGCTGAGATTTACGGCTACCTCAACCAGATCGAGATCCAGGCCGACCTGGATGCGATTCGCATTTACCTCGAAAGCGGCAACTGGACGCGCGCCATGTCGCTGCTGCAAGACCTGCTGCCGCGCGCTGTGGCCGACAGCCAGCCGCTGATCCGGTTCCTGATCGCGGCCTCGGCCATGCTCGAAGGGCTGGGACTGACTGCCGCACCGGATGGGCTGCTCGACGCGCTCGATCCGCTGCTGCGCGGCGACGGCGACGCGGCGGCTCAGGCGCTGCTGCTTACGGCAGATCGTGGAACCCCGGAAGGGGAGGCGCAGTGGCTGCTGGCGGAACAGCTCGCCACGCTGATGCCGGGCATCGTGCTGCTGCGCCCGCATCTGGTCCGGCTGCGCGCCGATCTGTCCGGTGTGCCGGAGGCGCGCGATCTGCTGGCGACGCTGGACGACATCGAAGACTTGCTCGATCACGGCGGTGGGCAGAATTTGTCGCGGCTGGTGATCATCTACCAGCACGTCGAGAGCCAGCTTGCGCAGGTCGAAGACCGCCTCGAAAGGCTGCCCGGCGACGCGGACGACGTGCGTGAGTACGCCCTGGCATCGGTGATCCGCGCGCGGCGGGCGGCGCACCACATTGTCGAGCGGCTGCAGGACGTCAGCCAGTTCGTCTACCGCGATCCGCGTCAGGCGGGCGAGCTGCTGCGCCAGGCGGCGGCGATCGACCCGACCTCGACCAGCTTCGACGCGCTGCACGACTATTTCGACGAGGTACACCAGGCGGTCATGGCGCTCGGACAGTTCAAGCCCAAGAGCGATGGCGCGAATTTGGGCGAATGGTTCGAGGACGTGCAAGCATTCTTACAGCCGTATCTTGACGATCTGGCCGATCCCGCGTTCCAGGAAGCCGTCACGGCGCTGAACCGCGCAGCGGGCGGGTGGCGCACGGCGGTGAATTACCTCGCGCTGGGCCGCCGCCAGCCGACGGTCGATGAGCTGCGCGCAGCAGCAGATCTGCTGCGCCCGTATAACGAACACGTCGCGGCATGGCTGGGAAACCTGACCTCGCGCCTACCGGATGCGGCATTTGTCGAACGCTTCAGTCCGAACACGCCCCTGTCCGAAGCGCTGATCGAGGGCTGGAAAGCGTGGGACGCCGGCGACGGCAAGCGGGCGGCGGCGTTCGGCCAGCAGGCGCACGCGGCGGCGGTGACGAGCGGCGAGCGGCTGGCGGCGGATCGCCTCCAGCGGCTGGGCAGCCTGCTCGATCGCTGGGTGGGCCGCGATGGCCTGCACGATACGGAAAGCAGCGACCGGGCCGAAGCCGAAGCGCTGTCGATCCTGCTGTCCGACGAGGACCAGGAGCGCCGCACCTTCGCCGAGCAGATGCCGAGCACCACGCTCTACCTGCGCACCATGTCGCGCGGGATCGTGGCCTACATGCATCAGAGCAGCAGCGCCGGGTGGCGCGCGCTCTATCTGCACTACGTGCTGCGCGGATCGCTGGCGTTGAACGAGGGCGACATCGAAGAGGCCGAGTTCTGGCGCGACGTGGCGAGCAAAGGCTACGAGGGGGCACGCACGCACCGCGCCTTCCAGGTGCTCGACCGCGCCGTGACCGGCCACCGCCTGATGCAGGGCGTCGAGCGAGCCTTCAATGCGCCGCAGGGACCGGAGCACGTGGACGAGCTGCGCCACGCCGTCAACCAGCCGCTGGCCGGGGAGTTGCTGACCGGAGCGGAGCAGTCCGTCCAGGCGGTGGCCGACGCGCTGCGCGACTGGTCCGACGGGAATTTTGGGGCGGCGCGGGCCGCGCTCGACCGCGCGGTCGAGCAGATCAATATCGCGATTACCAAGAGCGGCCTGAACATCCCGCCGTACGTGGAGTGGATCACACGCCTGCGCGACCGGGCCGTCGAACTGCAGCAGGCGCGTATGGTGATCGACCAACGCGCGATGTCGCCGCAGCCGGAGCCCGATCCCGCTGTGGCCGAGGCGCATCGCAAGATTGTGGACGTCACGACGCAGACGCTGGGCGTCGAGTACGCGCACCAACTTCGACAGTGGAACGAGATGTATCGCGTCGTGCTGGCGACGTACACCGCCGACCTGTCACGCCGCGAAAAGCTGGCCGCGTTTGGCCGCCATTTTTCGTCGCTGTTCATCACCAAGCATCCGGCCTACCCGCTGTTCCGACACTGGGAAGGGCTGATCGAGGAGCTGCCGGTCGACGAACCGGAGCCGGTGGACGAACCGGCACTAACGCCTGTGCCCGCACAGCCGATCGTGATGGACGAGGAGACACTCACTTTTTACGAAGACGAGCCGGAGACGAAACCTCGCCGCCGTTCGCGCACGCCCAAACCCGCATCCGAACCGGCTGCGCCCGCCGAGGAGCGCCCCGCGCCTGCGGCCAGTGTGGATGAGGAGCACGACCTGCCGTGGAACTGGATCATCGCCGTGGCCGCGGTCGCGCTGCTGATCGCCGCCGGTTATGCTGTGACACGCATCGTCGGGCGCGACGGTGGTCCGTCCGAGCCGACGATGCCCGCTGCGGCGGGCGTGGTCGAGGCGAGCGATACGCCCGCGTCCACGGTCGCGCCCACAGAAACGAACGCGCCGCCGACCGACGCGCCGGTAACCGATGCCCCGCCGACGCGCACGCTGGCGGCGGTCGCGCTGCCTGCCGTGGCGACGGAGACACCCTCGCCGCGTCCGAGCAACACTGCCGCGCCCACAGTCGCGCCGACGACGCCAGTTCCGTCC
This sequence is a window from Aggregatilinea lenta. Protein-coding genes within it:
- a CDS encoding protein kinase domain-containing protein; the protein is MSARASGRRTESLFDNRYRYDHIYPRGRSGETLRAYDTLDGDRPVVVKRPAPQDAPPMRAGQEVSIRNERQALERLSGHAVLTELRGGGTFRVGGHTHEYIVMDLAEGDIVEDLVMSLASRNSILPELETLVIMDRLLDLLAYAHDRDVLYNDVDAKHLFWSRETHQLKLIDWGNAVFSDEPGASLNVTRATDIYQCGELLYYILTGGNRLATDGGEDDSFFVNFGADADRVPQRLQMIVTRAVHPDLKRRYRSIGDLRQALVEHRAPLEKSRDEMLARVRKRVRPTASQEELVELAEALQLALDMDPGYPESRRLAAEIYGYLNQIEIQADLDAIRIYLESGNWTRAMSLLQDLLPRAVADSQPLIRFLIAASAMLEGLGLTAAPDGLLDALDPLLRGDGDAAAQALLLTADRGTPEGEAQWLLAEQLATLMPGIVLLRPHLVRLRADLSGVPEARDLLATLDDIEDLLDHGGGQNLSRLVIIYQHVESQLAQVEDRLERLPGDADDVREYALASVIRARRAAHHIVERLQDVSQFVYRDPRQAGELLRQAAAIDPTSTSFDALHDYFDEVHQAVMALGQFKPKSDGANLGEWFEDVQAFLQPYLDDLADPAFQEAVTALNRAAGGWRTAVNYLALGRRQPTVDELRAAADLLRPYNEHVAAWLGNLTSRLPDAAFVERFSPNTPLSEALIEGWKAWDAGDGKRAAAFGQQAHAAAVTSGERLAADRLQRLGSLLDRWVGRDGLHDTESSDRAEAEALSILLSDEDQERRTFAEQMPSTTLYLRTMSRGIVAYMHQSSSAGWRALYLHYVLRGSLALNEGDIEEAEFWRDVASKGYEGARTHRAFQVLDRAVTGHRLMQGVERAFNAPQGPEHVDELRHAVNQPLAGELLTGAEQSVQAVADALRDWSDGNFGAARAALDRAVEQINIAITKSGLNIPPYVEWITRLRDRAVELQQARMVIDQRAMSPQPEPDPAVAEAHRKIVDVTTQTLGVEYAHQLRQWNEMYRVVLATYTADLSRREKLAAFGRHFSSLFITKHPAYPLFRHWEGLIEELPVDEPEPVDEPALTPVPAQPIVMDEETLTFYEDEPETKPRRRSRTPKPASEPAAPAEERPAPAASVDEEHDLPWNWIIAVAAVALLIAAGYAVTRIVGRDGGPSEPTMPAAAGVVEASDTPASTVAPTETNAPPTDAPVTDAPPTRTLAAVALPAVATETPSPRPSNTAAPTVAPTTPVPSATPVPSDTPQPVGSVTATPISVASRPSTSVLDVLGDVGPDMQTWPDDALTPADDGAWLLSTGTSGEASIDLTPDLLNALFRAGTANSLARADATFELVESDPGALANGQAAFGLGLANTLDQRTIGEVQVGADVIDLGLNQAGQFRSRTQLPAQDAPIELSVRRTNETTFSFYVDGKLLGDSVMLFAEGQPVTLILYVAGPGVTVRVTDFNIDAVPRGELP
- a CDS encoding response regulator transcription factor, whose amino-acid sequence is MRTRKILLIENARANGVSFATALKRKYQVHIAHSGKQGLMVAQVTRPDVIVVDAASLRTSGNRICAQLRTKLGALPIIHVRAAESKKEKSGGKKEKPRKHTPKSAADVVLTMPFTARKLINRIERFVVQPGGELLVAGPFTLNLEKQTLTAPWAEKKLTPKLVMLMEQFMRNPNQTLERRELMQKVWNTDYMGDTRTLDVHIRWIRDVVEPESGKKTYLKTVRGVGYRLDLPEDSTKPEPSKPATSKRKKQATPT
- a CDS encoding M20/M25/M40 family metallo-hydrolase, with amino-acid sequence MDFSNGIIHWLANSAALNEVRQGIDEEALLAEAIAVQQIPAPTFAEGPRAEYVRRRFEQAGLQDARVDVLFNVVGRWPGTYPDRPAVMLSAHLDTVFGAGADLSVRREGNRLYGPGIGDNSVAVAGLLALLDLFARHSIRPDADIWFVANSREEGLGNLDGIRAVWEQLHDRLGAALVVEGMALGRVYRAGIAVRRLKITCHAPGGHSWLHFGSPSAVHGLIKLGARILDIKPPEKPRTTYNIGVIEGGCSVNSLATSAHFYLDMRSETARALHTLEQAVNAAIAACRNREVTFDVEVVGDRPSGAIDPAHPLVQTAVSALHAIGIRGVLDAGSTDANVLLANGLPTITVGLSVGGNAHRPDEFVEVGPVGKGLWHLLLLVLATAQQVHTWHAD
- a CDS encoding ATP-binding protein, coding for MTSATFRFHLFGVLRLTYDGQPVTLPPQPSAVCAFLLLNRQRRITREELQALFWPDAEPTKAQERLRRALYLLRRALEPHDDLIATEGTELAIAPDVSVWVDVEEFERLLLDAYRTEPPDRILLERAVDLVKDDLLKDIYADWALLEREHTLQRLLIALRHLIGLCQADGDWPAVLTHAHRLLELDPLQEVAHRALMTAHAATGDRSAALRVYQQCVKALDEELGADPLPETTALYGAIRAGEMVSAIPVTPPAPPPAASADLQQVPLVGREAELAAIATEWHICRSGRSRLLLITGSAGMGKSRLVQEAAERLPGSDVTIITGNCYAMEAGTPYQMIADVMHAALEHLDEPLDPVTRADLIQLVPSLQANVRESQVIRLSAAPDTAVRLQEAVTTVIRRLASSGRGLWLIAEDLHWADPASLSCLNHALRRCAELPFMVLATLRDEEVSFDSPLMDWPSNSVHAPAPTTRIQLRPLAPDVVRDLLGQITTGNDAGRLLAFLNRETAGNPFFMVETLRALIEQDILREGDDGTWHLTNGAPVGDEALPLSDVVLQTIRGRIRRLSRPAQDLLTVAAVLEHDLDERLLVQLVDPSVAIDLALDDVLRAVILEETQPGRYEFTHIKVREIIYADTSAPRRRFLHRRAGEVLATSAAAASLPETARLAYHFGHAHEWTRALLYQWRAARTAQLTGAMAEANRYAEIVQELLDHHAAEIDPAALPERVDAIRFDMLALRAEFRRQAATGGLYYPPDLIAAIDVLVPALDEPRQARAALQQATHRLGQGDLAGAQDAATQGRRLYTALGDDWGQMDALQHAIEIAYRSGDIVAMHTLVGEMRTLSTRNGLPEIRQALARTEMRLAVYAGNWMQVLKLAITLSATTQLDPAIAWLPLANLGLAYLKLGAYGEAEKIAQEAIRASEVTGVLGLGARVLLAQLALARGQPAAARDMLRDLLIAPDPLLGEVEVVSPALALTRCCAALGDDAEAKKWAGRASQAMSRVRLPILYPLPQVAWAITHLAAERYEDAQRRLLYPLEYIMLLEDTSPQEIFALRAAAAHGLGDETAARLWLAEAQAALEEQAAAIDDPAYRKSFLDEVSLHRFIRRAHGGAPWQPRDALAFPDAARSSP